A genome region from Rhodothermales bacterium includes the following:
- a CDS encoding glycosyltransferase family 4 protein encodes MYSDLDIATATQATQPAIRRELKSGWPLPPSVQTAIVHDWLPVYAGAERVLEQMIHVLPNSRLFSLIDFLPEDQRAFLQGKTVTTSLIQRLPFARSKYRMYLPFVPFATEQFDLRGADVVVSSSYVAAKGVLTTADQLHISYVHSPVRYAWDLYFQYLKEGNLERGMKGLLAKAILHYVRLFDAISANRVDHFVANSRTVARRVWKTYRRRAEVVYPPVDTTAFSLHPKKDDFYLTASRLVPYKRIDLIVEAFSQMPDKQLVVIGDGPEYDRIAEKAGKNVTMLGFQPFATLKDYMQRARAFVFAAEEDFGIIPVEAQACGTPVVAYGRGGATETVIPGETGFFFYEQTTDGIRAALDTLDANYSRLDPERIRENALRFSADHFRTAFSDVIERAYTQFMTTGIE; translated from the coding sequence ATGTACAGCGATCTGGACATAGCCACCGCGACTCAAGCTACGCAGCCGGCCATCCGGCGTGAGTTGAAAAGTGGATGGCCGTTGCCTCCCTCGGTTCAGACAGCCATCGTGCACGACTGGCTGCCCGTATATGCCGGCGCCGAGCGCGTACTTGAGCAGATGATCCATGTGTTGCCGAACAGTCGGTTGTTCAGCTTAATCGACTTCCTGCCCGAGGATCAGCGTGCGTTTCTCCAGGGCAAGACGGTCACAACGTCTCTCATCCAACGGCTTCCGTTCGCCCGCAGCAAGTACCGGATGTATCTGCCGTTCGTGCCCTTCGCCACCGAGCAATTCGATCTGCGCGGCGCGGATGTCGTCGTCTCCTCGAGTTATGTCGCCGCGAAAGGCGTGTTGACCACGGCCGACCAGCTCCATATCAGCTACGTCCACAGCCCCGTCCGTTACGCCTGGGATCTCTACTTCCAGTACCTGAAGGAGGGCAACCTGGAGCGGGGCATGAAGGGGCTGCTCGCGAAGGCCATCCTGCACTATGTGCGGTTGTTCGACGCCATCAGCGCGAACCGGGTGGACCACTTCGTCGCCAACTCCCGCACCGTCGCCCGCCGCGTGTGGAAGACGTACCGCCGCCGGGCCGAGGTCGTGTATCCGCCCGTCGACACCACGGCGTTTTCGCTCCACCCAAAGAAGGATGACTTCTACCTGACGGCGTCGCGGCTTGTGCCGTACAAGCGGATCGACCTCATCGTCGAAGCCTTCTCTCAGATGCCCGACAAGCAGCTCGTGGTGATCGGTGATGGCCCCGAGTACGACCGGATCGCGGAGAAAGCCGGCAAAAACGTGACGATGCTGGGTTTCCAGCCCTTCGCCACGCTGAAAGATTACATGCAGCGCGCCCGCGCCTTCGTGTTTGCGGCGGAAGAAGACTTCGGAATCATCCCGGTCGAGGCCCAGGCATGCGGGACGCCGGTGGTGGCTTACGGTCGCGGCGGCGCGACCGAGACGGTCATTCCGGGCGAAACCGGCTTCTTCTTTTACGAGCAAACGACCGACGGCATTCGCGCGGCGCTCGATACCCTCGATGCGAACTACAGCCGGCTCGACCCCGAACGCATCCGCGAGAATGCCCTTCGGTTCTCGGCCGATCATTTTCGCACCGCGTTTAGTGACGTGATTGAGCGCGCATATACGCAGTTCATGACAACCGGAATCGAATAG
- a CDS encoding response regulator transcription factor: MPPQTTRDIFSRRIKVMVIDDHPAIREALAYTIRDKIDMELCGQASSAGEAFTLMEGVRPDVAVVDISLKDAHGLDLVQNIRAQYPNIQVLVYSMYDELAYAERAIHAGALGYLAKSEPTRHIVEAIRSVMRGEVYLSRRMTSRILGKVVKEQHNGFIVGKLTDREMAIFEMLGHGAGLGEISDNLHLSRKTVETYRRRIKEKLGLDSVSGLMQYAIQWMHGQRHLH; the protein is encoded by the coding sequence ATGCCCCCCCAGACCACGCGCGACATTTTTTCGAGGCGAATCAAGGTTATGGTCATCGATGACCATCCCGCGATACGGGAAGCCCTGGCCTACACGATCCGCGATAAGATCGACATGGAGTTGTGTGGCCAGGCCAGTTCGGCGGGTGAGGCGTTCACCCTGATGGAAGGTGTCCGCCCGGACGTCGCGGTGGTTGATATTTCTCTGAAGGACGCACATGGGCTGGACCTCGTGCAGAACATCCGCGCTCAGTATCCGAACATCCAGGTGCTCGTTTATTCCATGTACGACGAGCTGGCGTACGCCGAGCGGGCCATTCACGCCGGCGCCCTCGGGTACCTCGCGAAAAGCGAACCCACGCGGCACATCGTCGAGGCCATCCGGAGCGTCATGCGAGGGGAGGTCTACCTCAGCCGGCGGATGACCTCGCGCATCCTCGGCAAGGTCGTGAAGGAGCAGCATAACGGGTTTATCGTAGGGAAGCTGACCGACCGAGAGATGGCCATCTTCGAGATGCTGGGCCATGGCGCCGGCCTCGGCGAGATCTCCGATAATCTGCACCTGAGCCGTAAGACCGTCGAGACCTACCGCCGGCGCATCAAGGAGAAACTGGGGCTGGACTCCGTCTCCGGCCTCATGCAGTACGCCATCCAGTGGATGCACGGGCAGAGACACTTGCATTAA